A part of Aegilops tauschii subsp. strangulata cultivar AL8/78 chromosome 2, Aet v6.0, whole genome shotgun sequence genomic DNA contains:
- the LOC109744640 gene encoding uncharacterized protein: protein MEPLIDEVMKTEPICSKHGHGEPCVGVIVDKILQLWDKAEDHQQQLLSLANAVCRTLEDDNCFDERQDKSKHVSDITVAILNGLHLPDVCLHLGIVSDTMRPETKAFVCKYHDPLDLKPMRPMGCGCKTCSPGELCADPSKLEHICKQCSSAALKDPYSAVVIHWPMKMEVQQSLAEIWDDTLQPLMTFQYNHGTIFYGLAAMICYVDNEPIGMLDVKVDGSCLMHAEKSTGVKGPGRICLLCAGTALRQFYFTRSSNRLTEVVQVALDLFLARALCIRIPCPSPED from the exons ATGGAGCCTCTCATTGATGAAGTTATGAAGACAGAGCCTATCTGCTCCAAGCATGGCCACGGTGAACCATGTGTCGGTGTCATCGTTGACAAGATCTTACAATTATGGGACAAGGCAGAAGATCACCAGCAACAACTGCTATCTCTAGCCAACGCAGTGTGCAGAACCTTGGAGGATGACAATTGCTTTGACGAG CGGCAGGACAAAAGCAAGCATGTATCTGATATTACAGTAGCCATTCTTAATGGACTACACTTGCCAGATGTTTGTTTACATCTTGGAATCGTGTCTGATACCATGAGGCCAGAAACGAAAGCTTTTGTTTGCAAGTATCATGACCCTCTTGATCTGAAGCCCATGAGGCCAATGGGCTGTGGTTGCAAAACATGTTCACCTGGAGAACTTTGTGCAGATCCAAGCAAG CTCGAGCACATATGCAAACAGTGCAGTTCTGCTGCTCTGAAGGACCCATACTCAGCTGTTG TCATACATTGGCCAATGAAGATGGAAGTTCAGCAATCACTGGCGGAAATATGGGATGATACTCTTCAACCTCTAATGACATTTCAATACAACCATGGCACAATATTTTACGGCTTAGCCGCAATG ATATGCTATGTGGACAATGAGCCCATTGGCATGCTCGATGTGAAAGTGGATGGGTCATGTTTGATGCATGCAGAGAAATCAACAGG TGTGAAGGGCCCTGGGAGGATTTGCTTGCTATGTGCAGGGACGGCACTCCGGCAATTCTATTTTACAAGGTCATCAAATAGATTGACTGAG GTAGTCCAGGTTGCCCTAGACCTGTTCCTAGCTCGTGCGCTCTGTATTCGCATCCCATGTCCTTCACCTGAAGATTGA